The following coding sequences lie in one Metopolophium dirhodum isolate CAU chromosome 5, ASM1992520v1, whole genome shotgun sequence genomic window:
- the LOC132944686 gene encoding zinc finger MYM-type protein 1-like, with amino-acid sequence MDIRKFFGGREKRKLPEISSSGSDEHDGIYKIPKSSNEPSTSYDRNTRNADPSTSKKLTNEERFENDIGQWVGRSNHLTTSQKMDILKRCWTPPENYNFSEDAIAVGSKRKFNHSWLQAYAPWLAYSKILKGALCLYCVLFPPKKVQGVLGSFIIKPFTRYKDIHEGCRNHISNNWHQGATEAANSFVEEVPINIMMVSGHQKVLEQNRKIISSIISNVLFCGTHDLPFRGKGQNEGVFYDLIQMRIEAGDQYLQNHIEKGKRNAIYTSPQIQNEIINISGTVIKDCIINDVKKAVAFSIMADETADISGTEQLSIGIRFFDGEKRAIREEFLGFIELHATDAVNIASAIDHFIQNEGLDGTKLVGQGYDGCATMAGKINGVQTILREKYPHALFFHCASHKLNLVVNDLNCVPEIRNTISTVKDIINFFRESVLRRKCIPNIPAFCETRWSQKYRSISIFKENFEIIVHALDKLSKDGNTATRKVAFQLYAVANKSIFIMSVILIAKYSKLLEPVVNALQSKNLDLLKCSNFIKKIVVMVKDHREHADTEIKELLTAANIAAENIGAEINLPRIVKQQQHRSNPPALNSAEFWKRSLLIPYLDSLISSLERRFSDENIPAFSLLLLHPSNMLDMNTKEFKLKINDFANYYQIKDL; translated from the exons atgGACATAAGAAAGTTTTTTGGTG GTCGAGAAAAGAGAAAATTGCCAGAAATAAGTAGTAGCGGAAGTGATGAACACGATGGAATATATAAAATTCCCAAATCCTCCAACGAACCTTCCACTTCTTATGATCGCAATACCAGAAATGCAGATCCTTCAACTTCTAAAAAGCTTACAAATGAAGAACGTTTTGAAAATGACATAGGTCAATGGGTGGGACGGTCTAATCATTTAACAACATCTCAAAAAATGGATATCTTGAAACGTTGTTGGACGCCACCAGAAAATTACAACTTTAGTGAGGATGCTATTGCTGTTGGATCAAAGAGAAAATTTAACCATAGTTGGTTACAGGCCTATGCTCCTTGGCTTGCGTATTCGAAAATACTGAAAGGAGCTCTTTGTTTGTACTGTGTTCTGTTTCCACCGAAAAAAGTCCAAGGTGTTTTAGGTTCATTTATCATCAAACCTTTTACACGATACAAAGACATTCACGAGGGCTGTAGAAACCATATTTCCAATAATTGGCACCAAGGAGCAACCGAAGCAGCTAATAGTTTTGTGGaagaagtacctataaatattatgatggtatCCGGACACCAAAAAGTACTAgaacaaaatcgaaaaattatttCGTCCATAATTTCAAATGTACTATTTTGCGGAACCCATGATCTACCCTTTAGAGGAAAAGGTCAAAATGAAG GAGTTTTCTATGACTTAATTCAAATGCGAATTGAAGCTGGTGATCAGTATCTCCAAAACCATATCGAAAAGGGCAAGCGAAATGCCATCTACACATCTCCGCAAATTCAGAATGAAATCATCAATATAAGTGGAACAGTAATCAAagattgtattattaatgatgTTAAAAAGGCTGTAGCTTTCAGTATAATGGCAGACGAGACCGCTGATATCTCAGGAACAGAGCAATTGTCTATTGGGATTAGATTTTTTGATGGTGAGAAAAGGGCTATCAGAGAAGAATTTTTAGGCTTCATTGAACTACATGCCACGGATGCTGTTAACATAGCTAGTGCAATAGatcattttattcaaaacgAAGGTCTCGATGGAACGAAGCTTGTTGGACAAGGCTATGATGGTTGCGCAACTATGGCAGGGAAAATCAATGGAGTGCAAACAATTTTACGAGAAAAATATCCACATGCTCTATTTTTTCACTGTGCAAGTCATAAATTAAACTTGGTGGTCAATGATTTAAATTGTGTTCCAGAAATACGTAACACAATTTCAACGGTAAAGGATATCATAAACTTTTTTCGCGAATCTGTTTTACGTAGAAAATGTATCCCGAACATACCAGCATTCTGTGAGACACGATGGTCTCAAAAATATAgaagtatttcaattttcaaagaaaattttgaGATAATTGTACATGCTTTAGATAAATTGTCAAAAGATGGGAACACTGCAACAAGAAAAGTTGCTTTTCAATTGTATGCTGTagcaaataaaagtatttttataatgagtGTTATCCTCATAGCAAAATACTCTAAATTATTAGAGCCTGTTGTGAATGCTTTACAATCAAAAAATCTGGATTTGCTGAAATgctcaaattttataaaaaaaatagtagtcaTGGTGAAAGATCACCGCGAACACGCTGACACAgaaattaaagaattattaactGCTGCAAACATAGCAGCTGAGAATATAGGAGCAGAAATTAATCTTCCTAGGATTgttaaacaacaacaacatcgtTCGAATCCTCCAGCGTTAAATTCGGCTGAATTCTGGAAGAGATCATTACTAATTCCATACTTGGATTCATTAATATCCTCATTGGAACGGAGATTTTCTGATGAAAACATACCTGctttttcacttttattattacacCCTTCAAATATGTTAGATATGAACACCAaagaatttaaacttaaaataaatgattttgccAATTATTACCAAATTAAAGACTTGTAA
- the LOC132945316 gene encoding uncharacterized protein LOC132945316 — MHESITLNLTGNSTVLSVNYFPSLNVYEDSEIALLSLQTCNSFPNIINPTNNRLRIKSIPPDRIAKIQFFVPAECRDIEDINKYMVEELSQVNKVYGTKLTFSVRIDPVDFRTYIKCNGILNFEHPYSIAPVFGYRKKVCGPFHEEHRSDKAANLNTINSIKVMCNIAHGSFNNQLQNHSIYEFFPSGRRGTKVVQSPVNLIYYRLNKTDINSITVQLVDQNNNPIDNFNETLTVVLHIKRHGSHH, encoded by the coding sequence ATGCATGAATCTATTACATTAAATCTAACTGGAAATTCAACTGTATTgtcggtaaattattttccatctctaaacgtttacgaggattcagaaatagctttgttatctttgcaaacgtgcaattcatttccaaatattataaatccaactaataaccggctgagaataaaatcaattcctccagatagaatagcaaaaattcaattttttgtaccaGCCGAATGCCGTGACATagaagatattaacaaatatatggtaGAAGAGTTATCTCAAGTTAATAAAGTCTACGGAACAAAGCTGACATTCAGTGTACGTATTGATCCTGTCGATTTTagaacgtatataaaatgtaatggaatactaaactttgagcatccgtatagtatagcacctgtttTTGGGTATAGAAAGAAAGTTTGTGGACCGTTTCATGAAGAACATCGATCGGATAAAGctgcaaatttaaacacaattaattctataaaagtaatgtgtaatatagcacatgggtcattcaacaaccaacttcaaaaccattcgatatatgagtttttcccaagtgggagaagaggaacaaaggttgttcaatctccggtaaaccttatatattacagattaaacaaaacagatattaattcaattactgttcagttagttgaccaaaacaataatccaattgacaattttaacgaaacgttaacagttgttctgcatattaaacgtcacggatctcatcattaa